GCCGGCGTCGTGCGCGAGAAGGCGGTGAAACGGGCACAGGAATTCTACGCCAAGAGCGATCCGGAAAATGTTGCCCGGCTGCGCATGAAGCTGATCCAGGCGGGCTACATGGAGCCGCGCGCTGTCGGCATGTTCTTCCTCATTCGCTTCGCGGCACTGGTGGGTGCCGCGACGGGAGCCTTTGTGATCAACCGCTGGATGGCCAGCGCCGACGCGACGATGGCCAGCCGCTGGGCGTTCGTCATCCTGACGGGCGTGGCCGGCTACTTCCTGCCCGGCCTGGTGCTGAGCCAGAAAGTGCGGGAGAAGATGCGCGAATACCGCAACGGCTTTCCTGACTTCATGGACCTGTTGATCGTCTGCTCGGATGCGGGCATGAGCATGGAGGCGGGCGTCGAGCGCGTCTCGAAGGAACTCGCCAAGACCTATCCCGCGCTCAGCCAGAATCTGCAGTTGGTGTCGCTGGAACTGAGGGCCGGGCGCAGCCTCGACGACGCGCTGAAGGCGCTCGCCGATCGCCTCAGCCTGGACGAGGTGCGTTCTTTCGCGACGCTGCTGCAGCAGTCGAAGGAACTCGGCACCAGCCTGTCGGGAGCGCTTCGGGTCTTCTCCGACGAAATGCGTCATAAGCGCATGTCGCTGGCTGAGGAGAAGGCACATGCCTTGCCGGCCAAGATGTCGGTGCCGGTCACGGTGTGCATCCTGCCGGTGGTGCTGATGATCGCGATCATTCCGATCATCGTCAAATTGACGGGTGGGCACTATTAGATGTGTCGGATTGAGTTCAGGTCGGCCTGAACTCAATCCAACGTGTCCGCAGAGCAATCCACAAGCATGGCGTTCGCGATCAAGGCCAAAATTGCCAACGCCGGCGCGATGACATTCGCCTTCACCGCGCAAAAGACGATGTATGGCGGCAAGCATGTCGCCAAGGGCGATGCGATTTTCCTATTCGCCAGCGAGAATGAAGGCGGCCTGGGCCTTGTCGCGCGCGGCATCGTCACATCCGTCGAAGCGGTCGCGCGAAAGCTCGGCATTGCCCGGCAGACGCCGCGCGTAAGCCTGGCCATCGAACGAATCGCGCAGGCGAAGCGACCGCTGGGCCGAGCCGAACTCAAACGTCTCACCAACTGGAATGACGGTCAGCCGGGTTGCCACCGTCCCGTTGTTTGGCCGGCACCTGGGTGGTGGTTAATGGCCGGTTTTTCGGAGACCGAATCTTAGCTGCATTTCGGCACCGAAGCTTAACCGCTGTGCGGTAACGTCCTTGCTGAAGAACGACCCGACAAATCGGGCGACGGGGCAGGGCATGCGTCAGGGAAATTTTGCGGCGGCGGCCACCATGGCGGTCGTCCTTATGATCACCGGGTGTACGACGAACAACAACGTCGATACGACCAAGACTACGGCCATTCAGCCCGCGGCAAAAAACATCGACACCTCCGATCTGGCACAGGGCAAAGCGCAGTTTCGCGACGCCAATTATGGTCTGGCCGAACAGCATTTCCGCAAGGCCGTCGAATTGAAGGCCGACAGTGCGGAGGCCTGGATGGGGCTTGCCGCATCCTATGACGAGCTCGGCCGCTTCGACTTCGCCGACCGCGCCTACGACCAGCTCCTGAAAGTCGCCGGCCGCAGGCCGCAGATCGTCAACAATATGGGCTATTCGCAACTGTTGCGCGGCAACAAGAAGAAAGCCAGGGCGCTGCTGCTCGAGGCCAAGGCCGGCATGGCCGATCCGACAGTTGTCAACGCAAATCTCGCCTTGCTGAACAAGGGCTGATGGGCAAGGCCGAGCCGGTCAGGCCGGCCTTGCGCTCGGCTTAGGCCGAGAGACTACTATTCGGCCGCACCCAGATAGTCCGACAGCGGCGGGCAGGAGCAGACGAGATTGCGGTCGCCCGCGACATTGTCGATGCGCGACACCGGCGGCCAGTATTTTGCGGCGGTATCCACGTTGCCCGCGGGATAGGCCGCTTCCAGCCGCGAATAGGGATGGGTCCACGTGCCGGCCAGCGCCTCGGCGGCAGTGTGCGGCGCATTGACCAGCGGGTTGTCGGCCAAAGGCCATTCGCCCTTTGCTATCTTCGACGCTTCGCCGGCGATCGCGATCATGGCCTCGCAGAAGCGGTCGAGTTCACCTTTCGGCTCGGATTCCGTCGGCTCGACCATCAGCGTGCCGGCGACCGGGAACGACATGGTCGGTGCATGGAAGCCGTAGTCGATCAGCCGCTTGGCGATGTCATCGACGCTGATGCCCGCGCTCTCCTTGAGCACGCGGGTGTCGAGGATGCATTCATGAGCGATACGATCGCTCCTGCCCTTGTAAAGAAGCGGGAAGTACGACGCGAGCCGCGTCGCCACATAATTGGCCGAGATTATGGCGGTCTCCGTCGCCTGCTTGAGACCGGAAGCGCCCATCATGCGGATGTACATCCAGGTGATCGGCAGGATGGAAGCGCTGCCGAACGGTGCGGCCGACACGGCATGGCCTGAGCCTTCGGTAACATGGCCCGGCAGATAGGGTTTCAGATGCGCCTTGACGCCGATCGGGCCGACGCCGGGACCGCCGCCGCCATGCGGGATGCAGAACGTCTTGTGCAGGTTCATGTGGCAGACGTCGGCGCCGATGTCGCCGGGGCGGGCGAGGCCGACCAGGGCGTTGAGGTTGGCTCCATCGAAATAGACCTGGGCACCATGCTCGTGGATAAGGGCGCAGAGGTGGCGCGCGCCTTCCTCGTAGACGCCATGCGTCGAGGGATAGGTGAACATCAGCGCCGCGAGATTCCTGGAATGCTCGTTGGCCTTGGCCCTGAGATCGTCCATGTCGATATTGCCGTCCTCGGTGCAGCGCACCACGACAACGCTCATGCCCGCCATCGCCGCGCTGGCAGGATTGGTGCCATGCGCGGAGGACGGGATCAGGCAGACCGTGCGATGGCCTTCGCCACGCGAGC
The genomic region above belongs to Mesorhizobium sp. B4-1-4 and contains:
- a CDS encoding tetratricopeptide repeat protein, with the protein product MRQGNFAAAATMAVVLMITGCTTNNNVDTTKTTAIQPAAKNIDTSDLAQGKAQFRDANYGLAEQHFRKAVELKADSAEAWMGLAASYDELGRFDFADRAYDQLLKVAGRRPQIVNNMGYSQLLRGNKKKARALLLEAKAGMADPTVVNANLALLNKG
- a CDS encoding type II secretion system F family protein, with translation MRGFIEFLASLAPTSLIPVAVVLLAVGVVAVAWPMVVAKGDRNDVKRRLKVDDSRVAAKPEPVQKKNAGVVREKAVKRAQEFYAKSDPENVARLRMKLIQAGYMEPRAVGMFFLIRFAALVGAATGAFVINRWMASADATMASRWAFVILTGVAGYFLPGLVLSQKVREKMREYRNGFPDFMDLLIVCSDAGMSMEAGVERVSKELAKTYPALSQNLQLVSLELRAGRSLDDALKALADRLSLDEVRSFATLLQQSKELGTSLSGALRVFSDEMRHKRMSLAEEKAHALPAKMSVPVTVCILPVVLMIAIIPIIVKLTGGHY